One Coregonus clupeaformis isolate EN_2021a unplaced genomic scaffold, ASM2061545v1 scaf2833, whole genome shotgun sequence genomic window carries:
- the LOC121560989 gene encoding ADP-ribosylation factor-like protein 4A has translation MGNGLSEPQTFLSRISFFQSFHIAILGLDSAGKTTVLYRLQFNEFVNTVPTKGFNAEKVNVSLGGHRTVTFHFWDVGGQEKLRPLWKSYTRCTDGIVFVVDSVDAERMEEAKTELHKIAKTGDNQGVPLLVVANKQDLRHSLSLAEIEKALALKELSPGTPWHLQPTCAIIGDGLKDGMERLHDMILKRRKMLRQQKKNR, from the coding sequence ATGGGGAATGGATTATCTGAACCACAGACTTTCCTCTCGAGAATCTCTTTCTTTCAGTCGTTCCATATCGCCATTTTGGGACTGGACTCTGCAGGTAAAACGACTGTCCTGTACAGGTTGCAGTTCAATGAGTTTGTCAACACAGTGCCTACCAAAGGCTTCAACGCAGAAAAGGTCAATGTGTCTTTGGGTGGCCACAGGACGGTGACCTTCCACTTCTGGGACGTAGGTGGTCAAGAGAAGTTGCGTCCATTGTGGAAGTCATACACACGCTGTACCGACGGCATCGTATTCGTGGTGGACTCTGTAGATGCCGAACGCATGGAGGAGGCTAAAACGGAGCTCCATAAGATCGCCAAGACCGGAGACAACCAGGGAGTGCCACTGCTGGTGGTGGCTAACAAGCAAGACTTGAGGCACTCTCTGAGCCTGGCTGAGATTGAAAAGGCGCTAGCTCTGAAGGAACTGAGCCCTGGCACGCCCTGGCACCTGCAGCCCACCTGTGCCATCATAGGAGACGGACTGAAAGATGGCATGGAGAGACTCCATGACATGATCCTTAAACGGAGAAAGATGCTCCGCCAACAGAAGAAAAATAGATGA